One stretch of Toxoplasma gondii ME49 chromosome XI, whole genome shotgun sequence DNA includes these proteins:
- a CDS encoding hypothetical protein (encoded by transcript TGME49_309960) yields the protein MVGGDARHPSASPPARGMPGRGVLPSGLMPPSFAPHPSQVPSGGSLFFGTPSVAFYPPSAPVPSSFPVRPPHDSMLLPAAASPLAFPTVGEPERLGVPCGTAPGPCGVSLSPLPSSFLPGAASGPPSAFPVYMHPANQPFPLDAREDGRGLPVGAAPQRGAGPRPEGNFLVPLFPGGAAPLPEKEEKKPREDDRRDGRRDETRRDDGRDFSRGGDRESDRLERRKGRRDSGRSPRESGRFRLDGDTAGEKDDWGGDRGRREEEWRDPRKRGLGRDGFLEGREDRRGRHEEFEKGVGACGRQGPSPPLAPKRPRQEGGTDAGLLPTPGLHHGAGAHGGEPHAFPAFRADDREEEERSLGARKGEETGRSRREGRDLPPRGRGRSRGGAFKRGESGHAESRDRGGWRRGQGCPPGGRRRREESESPCVGRQRRRSSETSSSCPRRRGSPSIQRPEREESAVPTGGQQCPWGAENERRERRQSCGSSISSSPSPVREEPEDRSKLAPGPYPASAGAPPAAFFPPVSPLLQPPHENRDEGRNLYRGPQGPTGGREQQQEETVGKQATDGKSATEDGKPRAVKPGAELPFFFDLWVPTTFHPSCPERVRLVLGPKGRTHKEMEQLSRMRIQIYGKEMIRSTRRHGYDAFRDNQPLHLVVTFDRMRREAPCAETAQRAQGGLKAFLEQLVERTWPREETRRPESFYDKQISAGPSCGPLVYVHPLGLHDEPPPKELQGCLVYKPNLFPTPIHSPLALGGDTHEGAAGAADATFSSTPTSQVSAGEETKKFLWGTDFSGRIFGHGFLPRAPGGEEEDARLYEGDQTLLLDCTPPLCLLLLTLQSLHALLSEEGMQSLTVLPARFEEKWGVRLLQSREDFQVAGLHPSKRSDMRSVDKPTGDDGYGGLLSFVQEFPEVFEIVRDVKANCEAHAEEGRRDEFSGLKVRAKEVPEFARVANRFKTTNPWLERGA from the exons aACGCCGTCTGTGGCCTTCTACCCTCCGTCCGCGCctgtgccttcttcctttcccgTGAGGCCTCCCCATGACTCCATGCTGTTGCCAGCTGCCGCGTcacctctcgcctttccgaCCGTCGGCGAGCCCGAGAGGCTGGGGGTTCCCTGCGGCACGGCGCCGGGTCCGTGTggagtgtctctgtctccgctgcccTCGTCCTTCTTGCCGGGGGCCGCTTCTGGTCCGCCATCGGCGTTCCCGGTCTACATGCACCCAGCGAACCAGCCGTTCCCGCTggacgcgcgagaagacggtCGCGGCCTCCCGGTGGGTGCGGCACCGCAACGGGGCGCAGGCCCCAGGCCCGAGGGCAACTTCCTCGTTCCGCTATTCCCGGGAGGcgctgcgcctctccccgagaaagaagagaagaaaccacgagaagacgaccgaagagacggcagaagagacgagacgcgGCGCGACGACGGCAGAGACTTCTCTCGCGGCGGAGACCGTGAGAGCGAcagactggagagacgcaAGGGTCGCCGCGACAGCGGGCGGAGCCCCCGGGAGAGCGGGCGGTTTCGCctcgacggagacactgcaggcgagaaggacgactGGGGCGGAGACCGAGgccggcgagaagaagagtggcgCGACCCGCGAAAGCGTGGTCTCGGCCGCGACGGCTTCCTAGAAGGCAGGGAAGATCGCCGAGGCAGACACGAAGAATTCGAGAAGGGCGTGGGCGCCTGCGGACGCCAAGGCCCCTCGCCGCCCTTGGCCCCGAAGCGCCCCCGACAAGAGGGCGGCACTGACGCGGGCCTGCTGCCGACCCCTGGGCTTCACCACGGGGCTGGAGCGCATGGTGGAGAGCCGCACGCGTTTCCGGCCTTTCGCGCAGACgaccgagaggaagaggagcggAGCCTGGGGGCCCGgaagggcgaggagacaggccggAGTCGTCGCGAAGGCCGCGACCTCCCGCCTCGCGGCCGGGGGCGAAGCCGCGGGGGCGCTTTCAAACGCGGGGAGAGCGGCCACGCGGAGTCGCGGGACCGCGGAGGGTGGAGGCGCGGGCAAGGATGCCCTCCAGGGGgtcggcgaagaagagaagagagcgagagcccGTGCGTagggagacagcggcgacggAGCAGCGAGACGTCCAGCTCATGCccgcggagacgcgggagTCCGTCGATTCAGCGCCCGGAACGAGAAGAATCCGCAGTGCCCACGGGCGGGCAGCAGTGCCCGTGGGGCgcggagaacgagagaagagagcggcgaCAGAGTTGCGGTTCGTCgatctcttcctcgccttcgcctgtgCGCGAGGAGCCGGAAGACCGCAGCAAGCTGGCCCCGGGACCATACCCCGCATCTGCCGGGGCGCCTcccgccgccttcttccctcctgtctctccgttaCTTCAGCCCCCTCATGAAAACCGGGACGAGGGCAGAAACCTCTACAGAGGGCCTCAAGGGCCCACGGGCGGCCGGGAACAAcagcaggaggagacagttggGAAGCAAGCGACCGACGGCAAGTCCGCGACGGAAGACGGAAAGCCTCGCGCTGTGAAGCCGGGAGCGGagctgcctttcttcttcgatttGTGGGTCCCCACCACCTTCCATCCGTCGTGTCCAGAGCGCGTCCGCCTCGTTCTAGGTCCGAAAGGTCGCACGCACAAAGAAATGGAGCAACTTTCCAGAATGCGCATCCAAATCTACGGCAAGGAAATGATCCGCAGCACTCGCCGACATGGATACGATGCCTTCAG AGACAATCAGCCGCTGCACCTCGTGGTGACGTTCGACCGCATGCGGCGCGAGGCACCTTgtgcggagacagcgcagcgGGCCCAGGGAGGGCTCAAGGCTTTTTTGGAGCAGCTGGTTGAGCGGACATGGCCccgcgaagagacacggcGTCCGGAAAGTTTTTACGACAAACAGATTTCTGCGGGGCCTTCCTGCGGACCGCTGGTGTACGTCCACCCGCTCGGCCTCCACGACGAGCCGCCGCCGAAGGAGCTGCAAGGGTGTCTCGTCTATAAGCCGAATCTCTTTCCCACGCCTATCCACTCGCCGCTGGCTTTGGGGGGGGACACGCATGAAGGGGCAGCTGGCGCGGCAGACGCCACGTTCTCTTCCACCCCCACCTCCCAGGTCTCCgcgggcgaggagacgaagaaattCCTCTGGGGTACAGACTTTTCGGGGAGAATCTTTGGCCACGGATTCCTGCCCAGAGCTCccggcggcgaggaagaagacg CTCGGCTGTACGAAGGCGACCAGACGCTGCTGCTTGACTGCACGCCACCGCTCtgcctgctgcttctcacgttgcagtctctgcatgcgctgctgaGTGAGGAGGGCATGCAGAGTCTGACGGTGCTCCCCGCCAGGTTTGAGGAGAAGTGGGGAGTCCGGCTTTTGCAGAGCCGCGAGGACTTCCAAGTTGCAGGCCTCCACCCGTCAAAGCGCTCGGACATGCGTAGCGTGGACAAGCCGACTGGCGACGACGGGTACGGCGGCTTGCTCTCCTTCGTGCAGGAGTTCCCGGAGGTCTTTGAAATTGTGCGGGACGTGAAGGCCAACTGCGAAGCCCACGCAGAAGAAGGTCGAAGAGACGAGTTCAGCGGCCTCAAAGTGCGAGCGAAGGAAGTCCCGGAGTTCGCGCGTGTGGCGAATCGCTTCAAGACAACAAACCCGTggctggagagaggcgcctgA